A DNA window from Anaerocolumna sp. AGMB13020 contains the following coding sequences:
- the ilvB gene encoding biosynthetic-type acetolactate synthase large subunit, with product MQLTGSQILVECLKEQGVDTIFGYPGGAVLNIYDELYRHQDEIRHILTSHEQGASHAADGYARSTGKVGVCLATSGPGATNLVTGIATAYMDSVPMVAITGNVAVNLLGKDSFQEVDIAGITMPVTKHNFIVKDVTQLADTLRKAFLIAQTGRPGPVLVDIAKDVTANKAEYLRVEPPVIERINNTFTTEDIEGALELIENSKRPVIFVGGGAVISDAYEEVRELVRKTDAPVTDTLMGKGAFSGDDPYYTGMLGMHGTKTANLSVTECDLLITIGSRFSDRVTGNTARFARNAKILQIDIDAAEINKNVLVHHALIGDIKEVLTALNEKLSDQKHEEWMEHVLAMKEKYPLKYRESGLTGPYILEKLYEITGGDAIITTEVGQHQMWSAQYFKYKNPRTFITSGGLGTMGYGLGACIGAKVANPDKAVFNIAGDGCFRMNMNEIATATRYNIPIIQVIFNNHVLGMVRQWQSLFYGERYSYTTLSDSVDFVKLAEAMGAKAYRVSKKEEIEGVIREAISLNIPVVIDCIIESDDKVWPMVAPGAAIEEVFTEEDLKANNK from the coding sequence ATGCAGTTAACAGGATCACAGATATTAGTAGAATGTTTAAAGGAGCAGGGAGTGGATACTATATTCGGGTACCCCGGAGGAGCTGTTTTAAATATCTACGATGAATTATACAGACATCAGGATGAAATACGGCATATATTAACCTCCCATGAGCAGGGAGCCTCCCATGCAGCTGACGGTTATGCAAGATCCACTGGAAAAGTAGGTGTATGCTTAGCTACCAGCGGACCTGGAGCCACGAATCTGGTTACCGGTATCGCAACAGCATATATGGATTCAGTACCAATGGTTGCAATTACTGGAAACGTAGCCGTTAATCTTCTTGGTAAGGATAGTTTCCAGGAAGTTGATATTGCGGGTATTACCATGCCGGTAACCAAACATAACTTTATCGTAAAGGATGTAACCCAGCTTGCAGATACCTTAAGGAAAGCATTTTTAATTGCACAGACCGGAAGGCCGGGACCTGTCCTGGTGGACATCGCTAAGGATGTTACTGCTAATAAAGCAGAATATTTAAGAGTAGAACCACCTGTTATAGAGCGGATCAATAATACCTTTACCACCGAAGATATTGAAGGAGCCCTGGAGCTTATTGAAAATTCCAAACGACCTGTAATCTTTGTAGGCGGTGGAGCTGTAATATCTGACGCCTATGAAGAAGTAAGGGAACTGGTAAGAAAGACAGATGCTCCGGTCACGGACACTTTAATGGGAAAAGGTGCCTTTAGCGGAGATGACCCTTATTATACTGGAATGCTTGGCATGCATGGCACAAAGACAGCTAATTTAAGTGTGACGGAGTGTGATCTTTTAATAACCATCGGTTCCAGATTCAGCGACAGAGTAACCGGTAATACAGCACGTTTTGCACGAAATGCAAAAATACTACAAATTGATATTGATGCCGCAGAAATCAATAAAAATGTACTTGTTCATCATGCTCTGATAGGTGATATCAAAGAAGTATTAACGGCTCTTAATGAGAAACTTTCTGATCAGAAGCATGAAGAGTGGATGGAACATGTACTTGCCATGAAGGAAAAGTATCCTTTAAAATATCGTGAAAGCGGACTCACTGGTCCTTATATTCTCGAAAAATTATATGAGATAACAGGCGGAGATGCAATTATTACGACAGAGGTAGGCCAGCATCAGATGTGGTCAGCCCAGTATTTTAAATATAAGAATCCAAGAACTTTTATCACCTCAGGTGGTCTTGGAACCATGGGCTACGGTCTTGGCGCCTGTATTGGTGCCAAAGTAGCCAATCCGGATAAAGCAGTATTTAATATTGCCGGTGATGGATGTTTCCGTATGAATATGAATGAAATTGCAACGGCTACCAGATACAATATCCCTATCATTCAGGTTATATTTAATAATCATGTATTGGGAATGGTTAGACAATGGCAGTCGCTGTTCTATGGAGAAAGATATTCCTACACAACCTTATCTGATAGCGTGGACTTTGTGAAGCTGGCTGAAGCTATGGGAGCGAAGGCTTATCGGGTTAGCAAAAAAGAAGAAATAGAAGGAGTGATAAGGGAAGCAATTTCTCTGAATATTCCGGTTGTAATAGACTGTATTATTGAAAGTGATGACAAAGTATGGCCCATGGTTGCACCGGGAGCAGCAATAGAAGAAGTCTTTACTGAAGAAGACTTAAAAGCAAATAATAAATAA
- the serC gene encoding 3-phosphoserine/phosphohydroxythreonine transaminase, translating into MARVYNFSAGPAVLPEEVLREAAEEMLDYRGTGMSVMEMSHRSKPYETIIHEAEADLRELMNIPDNYKVLFLQGGASQQFAMIPMNLMKNKVADYIVTGQWAKKAFQEAKIYGTANKIASSEDKTFSYIPDCTDLPVSEDADYVYICENNTIYGTKFKTLPNTKGKPLVADVSSCFLSEPVDVSKYGVIYGGVQKNVGPAGVVIVIIREDLITEDTLPGTPTMLKYKIHADNESLYNTPPAYGIYICGKVFKWLKKLGGLESMKELNEKKAAVLYDYLDESKLFKGTVVKEDRSLMNVPFVTGDEELDAKFVKEAKAAGFENLKGHRSVGGMRASIYNAMPIEGVQKLVEFMKDFEARNLK; encoded by the coding sequence GTGGCAAGAGTTTATAATTTTTCAGCAGGCCCTGCGGTGTTACCGGAGGAAGTACTAAGAGAAGCAGCAGAAGAGATGTTAGACTACAGAGGAACCGGAATGTCGGTTATGGAGATGAGTCATAGATCCAAACCCTATGAGACAATAATACATGAGGCAGAAGCAGACCTTAGGGAACTTATGAACATCCCGGATAATTATAAGGTGCTGTTCTTACAAGGTGGTGCCTCACAGCAGTTTGCGATGATTCCCATGAACTTAATGAAGAACAAAGTTGCTGACTACATTGTTACCGGACAGTGGGCTAAGAAAGCCTTCCAGGAGGCTAAGATTTACGGAACTGCTAATAAGATAGCATCCTCTGAGGATAAGACTTTCTCTTATATTCCTGATTGCACAGATCTTCCTGTCAGTGAAGATGCAGACTATGTCTACATATGTGAGAATAATACCATCTACGGAACCAAGTTCAAGACACTTCCGAATACCAAAGGAAAACCCCTGGTTGCTGACGTATCCTCCTGTTTCCTGTCAGAGCCTGTGGATGTTTCGAAATATGGTGTAATTTACGGCGGCGTGCAGAAGAACGTGGGACCTGCAGGTGTTGTTATCGTTATTATCAGAGAAGATTTAATAACGGAGGATACCCTTCCCGGTACACCTACTATGTTAAAATATAAGATTCATGCAGACAATGAATCATTATATAACACACCGCCTGCTTACGGAATCTATATCTGCGGCAAAGTCTTCAAATGGCTCAAAAAGCTTGGAGGCCTGGAATCAATGAAAGAACTGAATGAAAAGAAAGCAGCAGTGCTATATGATTACCTGGATGAGAGCAAACTCTTTAAGGGCACCGTTGTAAAAGAAGACCGCTCTCTTATGAATGTTCCTTTTGTTACCGGAGATGAAGAACTGGATGCCAAATTCGTAAAGGAAGCAAAAGCAGCTGGCTTTGAGAACTTAAAAGGACACAGAAGCGTAGGCGGTATGCGTGCAAGTATCTATAATGCAATGCCGATTGAAGGTGTTCAGAAACTGGTTGAATTCATGAAGGATTTTGAAGCGAGAAATCTAAAATAA
- a CDS encoding phosphoglycerate dehydrogenase, which translates to MSKFKYNCLNPIASIGLNLFTEEYKKEDSLDAADAVLVRSASMHELELPEGIKAIARAGAGVNNIPLDKCAADGIVVFNTPGANANGVKELVIAGLMLASRNIVGGINWVQTIKEEQDVAKLVEKGKAKFAGKEIQGKKLGVIGLGAIGVLVANAANRLGMQVYGCDPYISVEHAWNLSRDIIAVKSKEDIYKECDYITLHVPLIEDTKKMIHKETLSKCKDGVVILNFARDLLVNDEDMEEALKSGKVSSYVTDFPNDKTAGMEGVIAIPHLGASTEESEDNCAVMAVKQIKDYMEHGIIKNSVNYPDCDAGTFAGGTRVTINHKNIPNMLSQFTGVFSAENINISNLINKSKGDYAYTVIDIEGTIENGFTDKLQRIDGVLKVRTLS; encoded by the coding sequence ATGTCAAAATTTAAATATAATTGCCTCAACCCCATAGCTTCTATTGGACTTAACCTTTTTACAGAGGAGTACAAGAAAGAGGACAGTCTGGACGCGGCAGATGCTGTTCTTGTAAGAAGCGCTTCCATGCATGAGCTGGAACTTCCAGAAGGTATCAAAGCCATTGCCAGAGCCGGAGCAGGTGTTAATAATATTCCTCTTGATAAATGTGCGGCTGATGGTATTGTAGTATTTAATACACCGGGAGCAAATGCAAACGGTGTTAAGGAACTAGTTATTGCAGGACTTATGCTGGCTTCCAGAAATATCGTGGGTGGTATCAACTGGGTACAGACCATCAAAGAGGAGCAGGATGTTGCAAAACTGGTGGAGAAAGGCAAAGCAAAGTTTGCAGGGAAAGAAATCCAGGGTAAGAAGCTTGGTGTTATCGGATTAGGAGCTATCGGAGTACTGGTTGCCAATGCGGCGAATCGTTTAGGGATGCAGGTATATGGATGTGACCCTTATATATCAGTTGAACATGCCTGGAATTTATCCAGAGATATCATTGCAGTGAAATCCAAAGAAGATATCTACAAAGAATGCGATTATATCACACTTCATGTGCCTTTAATAGAGGATACAAAGAAAATGATTCACAAGGAAACTCTGTCAAAATGCAAGGATGGCGTGGTAATCCTTAACTTCGCAAGAGATCTGCTGGTAAATGATGAGGATATGGAAGAAGCCTTAAAATCCGGCAAGGTATCCTCCTATGTAACAGACTTCCCCAATGACAAGACAGCAGGGATGGAAGGCGTAATTGCTATTCCTCATCTGGGTGCCTCCACGGAAGAGTCAGAGGATAACTGTGCGGTGATGGCTGTTAAACAGATCAAAGATTATATGGAACACGGTATTATCAAAAACTCCGTAAATTATCCGGATTGTGATGCCGGGACCTTTGCCGGAGGAACCAGGGTTACAATTAATCATAAGAATATTCCCAATATGCTTTCACAGTTTACAGGAGTATTTTCAGCTGAAAATATCAATATCTCCAACCTTATTAACAAAAGTAAAGGTGATTATGCCTATACGGTTATTGATATTGAAGGTACCATTGAAAATGGATTTACAGATAAACTTCAAAGGATAGACGGAGTATTAAAGGTAAGAACCTTGTCTTAA
- a CDS encoding DUF1015 domain-containing protein — MARIKSFKAVRPRRDLAEKIAALPYDVYNREEAKVEIAKEPHSFLRIDRAETNFPDHVSTYDTAVYEKAKNLLEEMLTNGEFVSEEKECFYIYELIMEGRSQTGLVACASVDDYVNGVIKRHENTRTDKELDRINHIDRCNAQTGPIFLTYRKSERVKELINSKKLEDKLYGFTTDDGITHNIWKLDEEAAVNNIKEEFEQIPAVYIADGHHRAASAVKVGLKRREEQPEYTGKEEFNFFLSVLFPAEELLIMPYNRVVKDLNGHTEEEFLKKTAEYFKLEELGSKAYAPKEKGEYGMYLENKWYRLVIKNEYRKDDEPVAGLDVSLLQENLLENILGINDPRSDKRIDFVGGIRGLAELERRASEDMRVAFSLYPTGIKELMAVSDAGALMPPKSTWFEPKLRSGLFIHQI, encoded by the coding sequence ATGGCTAGGATAAAATCATTTAAAGCAGTCAGACCTAGGAGAGATCTGGCTGAAAAAATAGCTGCGCTGCCTTATGATGTTTATAACCGTGAGGAGGCCAAAGTGGAAATTGCAAAAGAACCTCATTCTTTTCTTAGAATAGACAGGGCAGAAACAAATTTTCCGGATCATGTTTCCACTTATGATACTGCTGTGTATGAAAAAGCAAAGAATTTACTGGAAGAAATGCTGACAAACGGTGAATTTGTTTCAGAGGAAAAGGAATGTTTCTATATCTATGAGCTTATTATGGAGGGAAGAAGCCAGACAGGGCTTGTAGCTTGTGCTTCAGTTGATGATTATGTGAATGGTGTAATAAAACGTCATGAGAATACCAGAACGGATAAGGAACTTGACAGAATAAATCATATTGACAGATGCAATGCTCAGACAGGTCCTATTTTTCTGACTTACCGCAAATCTGAAAGAGTGAAAGAACTTATTAACAGCAAAAAGCTGGAAGATAAACTCTATGGTTTTACTACAGATGACGGTATCACCCATAATATCTGGAAACTGGATGAAGAGGCAGCTGTAAACAATATAAAAGAAGAATTTGAACAGATACCGGCTGTTTATATTGCTGATGGCCATCATAGAGCAGCTTCTGCTGTAAAAGTAGGTTTAAAAAGAAGAGAGGAACAACCGGAATATACCGGAAAAGAAGAATTTAATTTCTTTTTGTCTGTACTTTTTCCGGCAGAAGAACTTCTTATTATGCCATATAACAGGGTGGTAAAGGACTTAAATGGCCATACAGAAGAGGAATTTCTTAAAAAGACAGCGGAATATTTCAAACTTGAGGAGCTGGGCAGTAAAGCATATGCACCAAAAGAAAAAGGTGAATATGGAATGTATCTGGAAAATAAATGGTATAGGCTGGTCATTAAAAATGAATATCGAAAAGATGATGAACCCGTTGCAGGTCTGGACGTATCTTTACTGCAGGAAAACCTGCTTGAAAATATACTGGGTATAAATGATCCCCGAAGTGATAAAAGAATAGACTTCGTTGGAGGAATCAGAGGACTTGCTGAGTTAGAGAGAAGAGCATCAGAGGATATGAGGGTTGCATTTTCACTGTATCCTACAGGAATCAAGGAATTAATGGCCGTTTCCGATGCTGGAGCGTTAATGCCGCCTAAGTCAACCTGGTTTGAGCCTAAGCTCAGAAGCGGATTATTTATACACCAGATATAA